One part of the Hydrogenobacter sp. T-2 genome encodes these proteins:
- the modA gene encoding molybdate ABC transporter substrate-binding protein — MRTLLFLLLGLFSLAHAELIRVFAASDLQFALREIASLYMKKYPEDKVELVLGSSGKGYAQVRAGAPFHIYFSANMKYVEELYKEGHIITKPKPYAIGRIVVWTRKDSPLDPSKFPEVLLDPKVRRIAIANWEHAPYGQAAKEALEAYGVFDRVRNKFVLGENISQTASFVYSGAADIGIIALSLALAPELQAKGKYWLIPEDKHERLEQGYGITKEGGKVKNARRFYDFIGSPEARRIFVKYGFVLPGEER; from the coding sequence ATGAGGACACTGCTTTTCTTACTTCTTGGGCTTTTTAGCCTTGCCCATGCGGAGCTCATAAGGGTCTTTGCAGCCTCAGACCTGCAGTTTGCCCTAAGGGAAATTGCAAGCCTTTACATGAAAAAGTATCCAGAGGACAAGGTGGAGCTTGTACTTGGCTCCTCTGGAAAGGGTTACGCACAGGTCAGAGCTGGTGCACCCTTTCACATCTACTTTTCTGCCAATATGAAGTATGTGGAAGAGCTCTACAAAGAAGGACATATAATAACGAAGCCAAAACCCTACGCCATTGGTAGGATAGTGGTTTGGACCAGAAAGGACTCTCCTCTTGACCCCTCTAAGTTTCCAGAAGTGCTACTTGACCCAAAAGTCAGAAGGATAGCCATAGCCAACTGGGAGCACGCACCCTACGGACAGGCAGCAAAGGAAGCTCTTGAGGCTTACGGTGTATTTGATAGGGTAAGGAACAAGTTTGTGCTTGGAGAAAACATATCTCAAACCGCCAGCTTTGTATACTCAGGCGCGGCGGACATTGGTATAATAGCACTTTCTTTGGCACTGGCTCCCGAACTGCAGGCAAAAGGTAAATACTGGCTAATTCCAGAAGATAAGCACGAAAGGCTTGAACAGGGCTACGGCATTACAAAAGAGGGAGGCAAGGTTAAAAACGCAAGGAGATTCTA